A region from the Wansuia hejianensis genome encodes:
- a CDS encoding uroporphyrinogen decarboxylase family protein has translation MTSKERVMKALNHEEADRVPLDIGGINNSCMHEQIEQALKQKLGLEDHGSIVKAIWQGVVVPDDSIVEYFGGDTCSLYINEAYPWTDNGDGTFTDMWGIGQKLNPDGFYYNMCSHPLENAEDPEDLEAYNFPEPTEYMVEGLAERADAHADKCCILEGLREPMFGLPSWLRRNQNFYMDLVANEELSDALHEKILTYYYRLIDFIMERIGDKVDIVKFADDMGTQNALLMSPGTYRERIKPYQAKLYGYVKEKYRKKILLHSCGAIEPIIGDLIEIGVDALNPVQISAAGMEPEKLKKQYGSRITFWGGGVDTQHCLNLGTVEDVRAQVKRNLEIFKPGGGYVFTQVHNIQPGVPLENILAMYETFHENCGY, from the coding sequence ATGACATCAAAGGAACGAGTGATGAAAGCTTTAAACCATGAGGAGGCCGATCGAGTGCCGCTGGATATAGGAGGGATTAATAATTCCTGCATGCATGAGCAGATTGAGCAAGCATTAAAACAAAAACTGGGGCTGGAGGATCATGGTTCTATTGTGAAAGCAATCTGGCAGGGAGTTGTTGTCCCTGATGACAGTATTGTGGAATATTTTGGAGGTGATACCTGTTCTCTGTATATTAATGAAGCATATCCCTGGACTGATAATGGGGACGGCACATTTACGGATATGTGGGGGATTGGGCAAAAGCTGAATCCGGACGGTTTTTACTATAATATGTGTAGCCATCCTCTGGAGAATGCGGAAGATCCGGAAGACCTGGAAGCTTACAACTTTCCTGAGCCGACGGAATACATGGTAGAGGGGTTGGCGGAACGCGCGGACGCGCACGCGGATAAATGCTGCATCCTGGAAGGACTCAGAGAACCTATGTTCGGGCTGCCTTCCTGGCTCAGAAGAAATCAGAATTTCTATATGGATCTGGTTGCCAATGAAGAGCTGTCGGACGCTCTCCATGAAAAAATACTGACATACTATTACAGGCTGATTGATTTCATTATGGAGCGTATCGGAGATAAAGTGGATATTGTAAAGTTTGCCGATGACATGGGAACCCAAAATGCTCTTCTGATGTCTCCGGGGACTTACAGGGAACGCATAAAGCCGTATCAGGCAAAATTATATGGATACGTAAAGGAAAAATACCGTAAAAAAATACTTCTGCACAGCTGCGGCGCCATTGAACCGATCATAGGAGATTTGATCGAGATCGGAGTAGACGCTCTGAACCCGGTTCAGATTTCTGCGGCGGGGATGGAACCAGAAAAATTGAAGAAACAATACGGAAGCCGGATCACCTTCTGGGGAGGCGGCGTGGATACTCAGCATTGCCTGAACCTGGGAACAGTAGAGGATGTTCGAGCTCAGGTCAAGCGAAATCTTGAAATATTTAAGCCGGGAGGCGGCTATGTATTCACTCAGGTTCACAATATACAGCCTGGGGTGCCGCTGGAGAATATCCTGGCTATGTATGAGACATTCCATGAAAATTGTGGTTATTGA
- a CDS encoding zinc-binding alcohol dehydrogenase family protein → MKAIIVTKPFNIQISDVPDPMIQQPDDVIIRVTSGGICGSDIGIWNGTNSLATYPRLIGHEFGGIVEETGPAVTGIKPGDKVAVDPVISCGHCYACRIGRHNVCSSLEVMGVHRDGGFAEYVKAPAQNIHKFHTDFSESLLGLAEPFTIGMQVNNRAQISAADNVLVMGAGPIGITVMEVAKSRGARVMMTDLVPERLEKARSFGADETVLVSEENLEARVGLFTGGEGAPVIVDTVCQPFSFAQAVHLACPAGRIVVLSLKDTPAELIQAEVTKKELSILGSRLNCNCFDEVIDSFENGSLHPEHLMTHTRHFTEIEAALDEICNHPQNVLKTVLHFS, encoded by the coding sequence ATGAAAGCAATTATCGTAACAAAACCCTTTAATATCCAGATCAGCGATGTACCAGATCCCATGATTCAACAGCCGGACGACGTTATCATCCGCGTCACTTCCGGAGGCATCTGCGGTTCCGATATCGGCATATGGAACGGTACTAATTCCCTTGCCACTTATCCCCGGCTGATCGGCCATGAGTTTGGCGGCATTGTCGAAGAAACCGGTCCGGCAGTGACCGGCATTAAGCCCGGCGACAAAGTTGCCGTGGACCCGGTCATCAGCTGCGGCCACTGCTATGCCTGCCGCATTGGCCGTCATAACGTCTGTTCATCACTGGAAGTAATGGGCGTCCACAGGGATGGCGGCTTCGCCGAGTACGTAAAAGCCCCGGCTCAAAACATACACAAATTCCATACAGATTTCTCCGAATCCCTGCTGGGCCTGGCGGAGCCTTTCACAATCGGCATGCAGGTGAATAACCGTGCACAGATTTCCGCCGCCGACAATGTGCTCGTTATGGGCGCAGGTCCGATCGGCATAACAGTCATGGAGGTGGCCAAAAGCCGTGGTGCCCGGGTTATGATGACCGACCTGGTGCCGGAAAGGCTTGAAAAGGCCCGCTCCTTCGGTGCCGACGAGACTGTCCTGGTGTCGGAAGAGAATCTGGAAGCACGAGTCGGCCTGTTCACCGGCGGCGAAGGAGCGCCGGTAATCGTGGACACTGTCTGCCAGCCATTTTCTTTTGCCCAGGCAGTACATCTGGCCTGCCCCGCGGGCCGCATTGTGGTATTAAGCCTGAAGGACACTCCCGCGGAGCTTATACAGGCCGAGGTGACCAAAAAGGAGCTTTCTATTCTAGGTTCACGCCTCAACTGCAATTGTTTTGACGAAGTGATCGATAGCTTTGAAAACGGCTCCCTGCACCCGGAACATCTGATGACTCATACCCGCCATTTTACAGAAATCGAGGCGGCGCTGGATGAAATCTGCAATCACCCGCAGAATGTTTTAAAAACAGTTCTTCATTTTTCCTAA